DNA from Vitis vinifera cultivar Pinot Noir 40024 chromosome 19, ASM3070453v1:
acaacaaaattttaaagtataaaacctccaaaaaaaataaaaaaccacaaGCTTACAAGTAATAAAAAACAttcactatgaagaaaattaagtGAATACAAGGATTTACTTACTCCAAGTCTTCAATCTTCTCCTAAACCACTTATCTAGCACCTTTGAACTTCAACCACCCACTTTCTTCTTCTGAAGCATACTTAGAGTTCACACAAAACTTGATTTCAGCCTCtttttgaatccataaaagaaGAATTTGGGTTACCTCGAAGGTGACAAATACAAGAGTAGGGATGAAACTTATACTGAATCAAtcaatttcaaaagaaaaattttcacttAAAAGATGATTTTTAGCTCAAAACCCAtaaattttctctcaaaccaAACAACCCTAAATTAGATAACGAGCTTGAAGCTCAAGAGGAGGCCACCTAGCTCTCACACCCGTATTAACCTCATTTAAAAATACGGCTTAAATATTAGGGTTTTTAAACTCCATCAAATAGCTTagatttgtttgaaaaaaaagaaagattttacaGATATGATCAAATTCTGATTGATTAGACGAGACTGTAAAATTATGAGTGCTATAGAAATTGTTATCCTTTATTGTAATCAGTTAACAATTGATGAGTTCAAATATTGTAAAACACAAATTTTGATACCCTTACGCTTCAACTCCATTTTCcaacaaaagaataaagtttaaaattagGTTAACTAACCATTTTCcaacaaaagaataaagttCAAAATTAGGTTAACTAATGTCTAATATTATCCAACACCTAGAAAACACCTACCATCTCCTCTAGTAATCTTCTCCTCTATAGTAATCTTCAGTCAGGATCTGCTTAGAATGACAATAGTCCGATGGAGGCTTTGAAGGTAGGAGACCACAATGTGAAATTTGACTCGGAATTTGCCTCTAAACATAGACGCTTACATGTTCATTACAATGGTTGTAGGCATTGGAACTAGTAGGTGACTGAAAGAGCAGCCAAAGCAGTAGGCAGTAGCGTTGATGGTAGATGGCACTCTAGGCATGCATGTGAGTGAGTAGGGACTGAGCAGGCTCCAGCCCTATTGTTTTGGGTTCAATCTGCCTGCCAGACCCAGACAGGCCTGGCTGTAGTTAACAAATAtgattatatttcttaataaaataacaaGAGGCTTAACCCTTATGCTTTGAATCGGTTAAAATACCTTATAAGGCATATTTATCTAGGGACGGACCTTTTTAGGATTCAATGCTCCAGCCATTCCACAGAGCAGGTGAGAGTTAAAAGATGAACCCATGCATGCCACTAGGAGGATCAGGTCAGACTTCAATTTGAAATTCTTATGCTGGATGGGACTGGGGTACATATAAGTGTTAGCCCATATTTTCACTCTTGGAAGAGTGTGCACACAAATAACATGACCTGATCTGCAAACAAGAATGGCAAAGGAAAGGCTAGCTTAGGTTGAATAGTGCTTTGTTGAATTGAATGACATCATTGGTTATGCTCCATCACcacaaataattaatataataactaAAATCAAGAGACAAGGAGGCGAATTGAGAAGATCCGATGCCCATTCAGATAACATGCCTGGAAACCCATCATAAACTTGGCTTGTTCTCTATCTGGGTGCAAATGTAGTACAtataaaaccaaattttatgaatacATTTCTTGAGAAAATAATCACTAATTTACTTTTGTTGTGAACAGTTCAGAAAGGAGCCAAGACTTAGAACAAGATTCtgtcattttaattttatgtattaTGCAACATTGGTTTTATTTCACTGTATAGTTGATATTCATACGTGCACCATCACAGTACCACACTGGAGAAATGTGGTAAAAGTAAATTGAATATATACAAACGTTCGAATAGCCCTACCCAAACAAATATACCTATATATTCTGAAACAACTTAGGGCTGTTATTATATAGGACACCATGCAAGTTGAGTCAAATAACTCACCTTGGTTCAATCCTACACAAGGAAAAGAAGTACACTTTCTGAATTATTGTCGTTTTTCTCCAACCCTACTCACCATCTCAACTTCCAACTATTTAGGAATGCTATATCAAACATGTTTAACCATGTCTTTCAATTGCTCAACTTCAGCTATATCAACTTGCCAGGACATAGAAAACATTCATACACATTAACACTCCTTGAATTCTTCAAGGACAGTACTAAAAATTTCATTGACTAGCTATAATTTGCTACACCATATCGATGCCTACTCTAATTGATATTGAGCCACGACCACTTAAGAAAATCCAAACTCCATTACTTTTCACATTTGAAAAACTCAAACCTCTAGTAATGGTGCATTGACTTGAACCAATGAAGAGGTTGTTCTGTTTACTTAGAAAAAAGGGGTGAAGAGGGGGTATCATGACAATCATGGAAAATATGCACCTAGGGTATAGTTCATGCTCTTCTTTTGGTAAGGTAAGAGGTGAGAGTTTGTTGTTTTAGCTTTAATCGTCAACAAGTGGGTCATTGCTTCTTTTGCTTTCAAGCGTTTAGTGTTAGTTTTTCCAATGCTATAATAACGACATCGATATGCGACAACGTTGTCCCATCTGGGAATCCATTTTGACTATGGAAGCAATATGAAACAGTGCTTTTAAGCATCTAGCCCCGCCGAAAGGAGCTACAGAGCTCGCTCACTATATTTCTCATCATTTGATTCCAACCTCGCCACAAGATTATTGTCCTCAAATTCAGAATCCGAAGTTAGCTAAAAGTGGTCAACTAATACATTGTTTCCTACGTGATTCCTCGGGGCCCAAGCTTGAACTTGTGGAAGCTCTTGCTTCTTCCTAACTTCATGGTTCACAGAGGGTTGCACGATGGGCCTGTTGGCGCCAACAAATCTTTCAGGGTGATCTTGTGTGTTTTTCAGTTTCTAGTTGATTCAACTCATTCATcaatagtatttattttttctggaAGAATTTATCAGCAACATAAAACCATCAACTTCATCAACTGTACTGACTTGATCCCTCCAACACTTTCTAGCCCTTCCTCCACATCAAGGGACGCAGTTGGATATATTCTGCATTCATTGTCATTTTCAGGGACACTTGTTAGGAAGAACAAAACCCTAATGGcataattaacaaaatttaatacaTTGGATGAAGAACCTTCAAGACCTGCAACATTAACTTGAATTgcagaaagaaaatggaaaagaaaaaaaaaagggaaaaaaggggGAGGGGGGAGGAGGGGAAGAGAAAGATAGTTGCCTTTTCATGCATAGATTGAGATCTAGTAACACTTAGGTGTAATTTTGGGcatatttttcccattttatgtcaagaagaaaaaaaaaaaaaaagctcatcCTTTCATTTAGAAGATATGATGTAGGTTTGTCCCACAAAACTCTGATAGAGCTCAACTCCTATAAGAACCACAAGTTCTCAACACCATTATAACAAAGTTCTTGGACCATTGACAAGATTGTTGGAAGGTTATAGGgcacaaaatttataaatatactTTATAATTAATCCAATTATTCctcaatattttcatgaatttacTGTGTACTTCCCCTATTATTGATGAAATTCCTTGAATAATTATAGGATGACCACATATATTTCTTGTCCTATATGTTTTTCTGAGTATGAAATGATCCGACCATGAATTCTAAAAccatgataatattttaatgacTAAATCCCAAGTTTGTCGCTATGATAAGAGGTTGCCATTATGAGCTTGGGTCACCTTCATGGACATGAGGGATGCTTCACTCACTTGGTGGTTTAGTGCTTTCTTACGATTGAAAGAATGCTTGCTTGTGAGTCCCATTTGCAGTTATCTCCTTATCCAGAgcttttttttagagaaatttcttttaaaaaaagatatgaACAAGGGAGCTGAACAGACACTCTATCCTATTGCTTTGGCATGTTCATGTTGACTCTTACAGGTTGTTGTAAAACCATACCTAATTCTTTGATCATTTGGgcacatacaaaaaaaaaaaaaaaaaacaaaataaaataaaatagttcaTAACTTTTGCTTTCATACTTAACAAAAACGATTTAGAATTTAGGATTTAGTCAAATTAGGAGTTCATTTGATAGTGATGataggaaacatttttaacataaaaagtatatttttttttaatgtttaataaaatttaaaaaacacttttaaaaattcgaaaaataacttataatattaaaaaaaattacatgtaatgttttctaaaacaacaCTTAATATAatgtgattttcttaaaaatactttataaaaaaacacttttattaaaaatacttcggCTTGAAACACTCCCAAACGGCTCTAAGTTTACTACATtcatttgcttttttatttttgccacTTTCTTCAATTACTCAGTTTATAAAGGTTTTAAGAAGCCTTGAATTTTGAGGTTCTAATCAAGGAACATACTGATCTTTATGGCGATTATTATATGGGGCTTTAAGCCTTTGTCCTAATGGATGCGACATTCTCCTAACTGACTTGTCTAATCTCAAACTAACTCCTCATCTGGCATGTAAGTCAacctttcattttcatttggctacagatgaaaaaggaaaaacaaataaaacaaaacaaaaactaaagCTTGATCATCCatatcataatttcttttaaggttTGTGTCAAATGTCACCCAAGATCTGCGCTCTCAATTAGATAATTACTGTTTTCCTTCTCTACTTTAAAATAGTTATGTTTTTTCAATGTGTGGCCTTAAAttgtacccaaaaaaaaaaaaaattactctctTATAATTAATAGAAGTTGAAAGATTTGGATTTTGGTAATAGGCTTTAAATAGTTTAGTATCAGTTGTCtgttaaatttaatatttagatattttgTCTAATATAAGTGGGTAAAGAATTTAACTTTTATTGAATTTGTGAATTTTAAATGActatctttatatttatttttaaggttatttgattaaaagggtcattGAAAACCCAAAAACCGAATTTTGAAAATACAACATTCCATTCTTTTCTTGaccatattttaacaaaaatactatcattattttcttgtaaaaataacatttttttaaacctacatataaatacttaaaatagttATGaacatttatgtaaaaaaaattgatttactcttcaaacaaaaatatggaagatgttaaattcataaatatagggattatttcatcccttttagttaattaatttttatttttatttctttgctAAATGTGAATTGGATCAGTGGCTTAGGGTTTTGAGAGACATAAGGAGAGCAAGGtggaaatatattaattttatgtttcaaaCTGCACTACAAGAagctcttttattttatttttttatttattgttatttgtatttataattttttttctcttaaatctATCAAAATAAAGCTCAATAATCTCAacttcattatttaaaaaaaataatccccAAGATAATGTAAGTTTGTCAAGATGTCAATATATCAtcattaaaaatgtaaatagaatttaaatgaaatcAAATCATCTAGTTTCTAGACTCTCTCTTTAAAGCGCCAGTGTTCCCAATCCACAGtattctttttaattctaaGTTTATTCCTCACTAAAAATAATGGAAGTGTAAGGTAGTGCGATCAAAACAGTTTATGGTGGTTGCAAATGACATAGTGGGATTAATGACGAAAGATCATGTGTCATGGTATGATGAAAgcataatttaattatttttggccttttttcttttttgtcgtTTTTAAAAAAGTCAATTTGATTGAACAATTTATTtactcaaatattaaaatagtagCCTAATAtgctattattttaattttaattgctTATAAAatgcttaaattttttaaaataagaagaaaaaatattaaaatatgctccaaaataaacaaattaatgtttatgaaaaaatttggtatattatatttattttcctccTATCTAGGATTAGGTTGTAGGTTGGAGGTTGGTTGACATCTATTTCAATACATATCTGCTGTCCCTCTGAGCAAAGGCAATTTCAGTAGAAGCATCATGATTTGGACTGAGGGGTGGGGTTGGGGGTTCCACATTGGAATGGGATGTGACTAAaagtttttcataataaataaagGGTCCTAAAGAACATGATGACATTGAAATTGGTTTGATGaattatatgaaaattgatACTCTTTCAAATTGATGGTTCTTTGGAAAGTGGTTGATTGGTCATAGACATAAAAGAATTCTTTATATCTCaagcaattaaaaataaatagataaataaattagcCAAGTAAATGGCTTTTGTGGAGAAGGGTGATATTAAGAATTGATGGAGATTTTGACAGTGATATATTCAAGAGAGTTAGAgaggatgtttgtttttttaactttttattaaaagtaatttgtttttaaattttagattatttatttttatgtttttttatgatttattataaattgtttgttgaataaaaagaattaaaatattttatttttttaaataaaaaaataataatatattaattttttttactttttaatgtttaataaaaataaaatattataaaaataaataacctaatatttattattattaagtaaATTCTATTTacaattaagtaaaaaaaacaaataaacaatattaatgGAGTATATATATAACATAGCTTCCATCCCCTACTAGAATAGAAGGGATTGGTAAGCCATTCCCTTCCACTAACTTTtgttaaaatttgttttcctagatttattttaaaaaactttttattaatataaaatttaattataaatatcttttatataaatatctatttttaaattttattaaaagtttttttgggattagttctatcttctatttttaaaagtgaaaataagagtgaaagtaattattttttatgatattgatCTTATATTTGGaaaccatgtttttttttttttttcaaaaataagaataatgtCAAAATTCAATAATATCATATTGAATTAACAATCTAGACTATTTAAATGCATAGTTAAATTTGAATCATAGAATGATGATACAAacatatgaaatttatatagaaaaaaataaaatcaagcaaTGAAAAATATCTAAGTACCAAGAATAGAATTTAGATACAAAGGAATGAGACAACTTGTAAAGCATAAAATACAAACAATTTTTGTTATATGACAACTTCTAATTAGTTGGCAATTTTCAATACAATACTAAAAACTGTACTCtccatattaaaatttttttttaaaaaaaaaaccctaaaattttaattaataagatTGATGATCCTATTaacaatgtttttaattttgcatagaaatatgatttttattttaaaaatcttattgttccctttcttttctttttgtcctTGAGTAAAGTGTTGTCGCACCAAGacatagaaaaggaaaaacagagactAAAAGTACAGCCTGGTGATAAAAGCAACTAGGAGATGTGCACATGATCCCTGTTCAATAATTCCAAGTGTCAAGCTCAAGCCTACACTCTTTGTTATCTAGATATGGCccaattatcattttaatttcttttttcttaagatGTAACTGCCACTAAATCAAGACAAAATATAATCAGTGAAGCTTTATTCTGGATAGATATGAAGATAGAAGTGTTAGTATAGATTGATGTTTTTAATATAGAATATGCTTTAGAGCTATATATTTTGTCATTATCAAAAGTCATTTGGAAGTCAGGTTAAGAAGGAATAAAAATGATAGACGAGAATTGGATGATGAGATGTGCAATCTAATTGAAAGGTAAAGGGTTTGAATCGCAGCAATTGTCAGAATCCTTCACCATCAAAATGGTGCATACTTCTTTTCTTTGAAAACAACATTTGTAAACTCAGATGTTACAAGgacaaaatttttcttttctctatgaAGAAACTATTCATGAACCATGTATATATCAACCCTAAAGCTTCATGAATGTCCACCACAAGTCCTACATGTATTGCGGATGCCCCCCTAAAAATCCaaactttcaagaaaaaaaaatgtttaacaagttaaggtgatgtttgtttttttggtttttgctgaaaacaatttattttcaaattttaggttgtttgtttttttattttttcatgacttattatagattttttattaaatagaaaaaatcaaaatatgtaactttttctaaatagaaaaaataacatattgatttttctttactttttaatacttaatagaaataaaatactacaaaaacaaataacctaatatttaacactattaaacattaagattctatttagaatttagtaaaaaaaaaaaaaaaacaccacccaagtcaaatttatattttgatatcaCATAGCCCTTGTCGCATATTTCTAGCTCCGTCGATGCCTAtttcaaagatatataaatagatatgaaataattattttgtggATCAATTTATGAGGAGAACTTGTGTACAATGTGAACCATGAAAAGTCACAAAATACAAGTTGAGATTCTTGCACATAAAGCAAAGATATCTTACCCCACTCGTGTCCTATTTCCATTCAAACTTGCATCATAACTAGTTTCCTACTTTGTTAATCAAACAATGAATGTGGCCAAGATGATAAACAAAAGTTCACTAtcacaaaattaattcaaaagtaTAGGGAAAATTTTTTCTAATCGATCAAGTGGgaataacattaaaatttccaaaaattccttaaattttattttcataatattcaATAATTCTAGTCATTTGAAAGCATTGAAAGATTAATCCAAGCTCAAGGATGtgattaataaattttttaatttataaataaatacaaaatatgtTACTGTACCTAAgagataaataattttagttttttttatataaaaaaaaaaaattatagcaaAAGGGTCACCATTTCACAAAAGATAAATTCATTTAGAATATacacaattaattaattaatttgatattcaAGCACACCAAAAATCATCTTGATGTCACCTCAATAGAATCTTATGCACCACTACCATAATGACCAAGTCAAAAGCATATTAGATTGAAGATATGCCTTTTTCTCCCATCAATTACAACTCAACTAATAGCCCATATTGTTAATCAAAAACACCAACATCTATCTCCATACGGGTACTACCACCAGCTCTGtaacaaaaattcaaactaTTCTTCCAATCTTTTGTATGATGATAATATCAAAGAATATATTGAAGTGAAAGAGAGATCTATGCATATcaatattttcttgtaaatttcTAATATGAACTCAAATCTCATTAGGATTAAATGGAAAAGTACTGTTACAAGAAACCCAAAAGTTAATTTGTACTGGTCTACAAGATAGGAAACATTTTCTCTTTAAACAAACAATCATCCAGAAAAATATGGCATATACATGAGGCTTGCAATTGCTTCTTGCAGCCAGTCCTCCTCATCATGCTTCAtctgcaataaataaataaataagtaaatataaacataaataaataatcatacaaaaatattattaatattgtaAAATTGCCACCTATTTATCAACCTTAAGGAAGTTGAGCATTGGTAATAAAGATTATGTGTCATGCTCTATTGTTGAAAAACCATTACCTGCACAGTGTCATTGTAGTATAGTTCTTTCTCTTCTTGTGTGTTTTCATTCTTCTTTACTGCCATTTCTTCTTCGCATAGCTCGCTGTTCCTTGCAAATCTCCCCCGGACCCGGACACGCCTGTCTGCCAGAGTCTTCCGGCATGCGTACTGTTTAACGAGCCAATTAGTAAAGAATAAAtggagagggggagagagagagagagagagagagagagagagagatgatttggaaaatagaaaaagagaTAGAGACCTTAATGGTTTTGTTGAAGTTCCTTTGATTTCTCTTCTTCAAATATCTGAGAATTCTATCCTTCCTTTCCTCAACTGAGTACCTCCCAACCTTTGTATTGGATTCTTCAATCCCTGCTATATGATTTCCTTGAATTCCCTACAAAATCCCAAACACaatttccaagaaaaatcaTCTCTCAATTCCTTTACGCTTTCCATTAATCTCCATGCAATGAGAAAGAACCATTTCAGACCACTGCAAGAAACTTCCAATTCCTAGTTCCTACAAGACTACACATGCAATGCATTCACACAAATTCGCATGCTCACCCAATTATCTCCCGCCGTAGCAGGATAAACCGGCCGGAAATCAGGCACAAACCCTCCGCATTCATCTCCAAACTCACACACATCTTGCTGGTACCCTCCCCCAAAGCTCTGAACTCCGGCAATGCCGCACAAACCCCCCATGTTGAACTCCGGCAACGCGGGCACTGCCATGTCCGAAACCCCACCCCGCTCCGGCAAAACCAACCCAGAAACCGCCACCCCAACATCAACCTCCGGCTGGACTTGGTAATCCAGCAATGAGAACCCTCCTTCGTCCCCCCACATTGCACCGGCCACTGGAGCCGAAAACTCGGAAAAATCAGTAGGGAAGTTAGCACAGTCGGTGTAGAACTGAGGTAGATTTGAAgacaatgaaaaagaagacaTTGAAAAAAGAAGGTTATTGCCAAGTCTTTGTTAGACCTGTTCAACAATCTTTTGTTTACCACTACTGAAGCTCTAAGGCTCGAATTTATAAGAAAGAAGTGGATTGAGTATTGTGGGCTGAGGCAAAAGGTTGTTTGTGCGGGCAGCTGACCGAGCTACTGTGCTATCAACTCATATGATTAGCTAGCTTTGATAACTACCTC
Protein-coding regions in this window:
- the LOC100264678 gene encoding zinc finger protein CONSTANS-LIKE 4; the encoded protein is MSSFSLSSNLPQFYTDCANFPTDFSEFSAPVAGAMWGDEGGFSLLDYQVQPEVDVGVAVSGLVLPERGGVSDMAVPALPEFNMGGLCGIAGVQSFGGGYQQDVCEFGDECGGFVPDFRPVYPATAGDNWGIQGNHIAGIEESNTKVGRYSVEERKDRILRYLKKRNQRNFNKTIKYACRKTLADRRVRVRGRFARNSELCEEEMAVKKNENTQEEKELYYNDTVQMKHDEEDWLQEAIASLMYMPYFSG